The Punica granatum isolate Tunisia-2019 chromosome 4, ASM765513v2, whole genome shotgun sequence sequence TTCAGGACAACCTGGGACAAGAAGTACAGAGGTTCATGATTAGTAAGTACAATAAGGCAAGCAGAGGGGGCAAGTGCAGGATCGAAGGAAAATTCACTTGcctgagttttggttttaccGTACTTCTCTCCGATCTCGGAGATTCTGTTCAGAAGAGGTTGGAGCTGCAAAACATAACTATTAGAGTGAACACAACAGATATGAGATGTAAAATTTGACAAGAAGATTCTAATGGTAACAATAAGAGCTCGCCTTGATCAAGAACTCGGGCGTGTATATCCTGCCTCGAGGCCCAGTTGGCAGATTTTCTGGTGTATACTTTCCCGTTAAAGCACCTGAATACATTCGAGAAGACAAAAACATCAATGTCCACAGCAACAAACAAGCATCACAGATTGGTCGGATAGTGTCGAAAAGAAGCATATTGATCTGTAAACACCTTTAAATGTCCTATTGGAGTTCTCGAAACGGAACCAGACTCCTTCCAGTAACAGACCGGCAATGAGCCCATGAATTGGCTGGTTTCAAGTAGGCTTGGCAACATGTCGTTTGCTTCCTGCTTTGACCCGGTTttctttaagaaaaatatgaaaattttgaggCATTTCGTATTTCTTTGGGGGACTGACATGCTCCTATAGCTCACTCATTGTCTATGAAGCATCTGGTGCGGTTTTGAAAACTAAGACCAAACTTATTAGCAGCACATGACCCGAAACTCTACTAGATGCCACAAGGATTTACCTTGAGCAATAGGTGAATATGCAATCAGAGTGATCCCGAGCTCGTCACAAGTAGCCTTTACACCATTTTCCTCCGGTAGCCTGTATATGAGACTGTAATTCACTTGGTTCGAAGCCAGGGGAATTCCTCTCTTCTTCAGCCTCTCATAAGCATCCCGGAGTCTCCTTTCTGTACGGAGGGTTCAATGCATGCAATAATTTTGGACAAACCCAAAGCAGAGACTTTCCATGAAACTGAAAACAACATAATCAAGCAGtgaaaacaaaaatttataaGATGAGGATATGTACCGCTATAGTTTGAAACGCCCACAGCTTTCACAAGACCCTGCTCAACAGCATCTCCAAGGCCATCAATGTACCCTGAAACACGAGGTCCCGCTGTTTTTGTCTTATTTTTCAGCTCCAACATCTAAACTCAAATAAGATTTTCCAAACACGTGAAAAATTGTGTAGCATGCAAGTAACCTTCATTTCCCCAGATTCCAGGCCTGAGAACAGAGAGCGATAGATTTGTAAGATACTTCTCATGACGCCTAGATGGGTATTTGAGCAactattttaaaagaaaatgtaatggAGGAATGTACCAGTGTAGTTGGTAGAGTTCCACTGAAGAAAGTCCGAGACGGCAGAGAGAATCTTTAAGGGCAGCTACGACGCTTTGTCGCCCCAGTCTCCATGGCAAGGCCGCAAACTTTGTTGCAGTAGCAATCTCTACTTGTGggtctttttctttcttctccctGATGAATCTGTTTGAAGTAAAAGTTACTGTAAGCCATTCATTCTCTTTCGAGATTAAGAAACAAACATGGTAGAGTCCCGGAATACACCTTCCGAGTAGAGTTTCCGAGTTTATGGCACCAAATGAGAGCTGCACATAGATCATGATTCAGGTTGATTTTTCTATCCCCACGAACTCCAATGGCAAATATAATAGAAAAGCGTGGATTAATCCTTACCCGAGAGCCATACACCTCAGCAGTATCAAAGAAGGTTATGCCATTGTCGACACTGGTATCAAAAGCAGCCTTAGCAGCTTTCATCTTCCTATCTGCATACAAATATGTGACCAATAACCATAGTAGGTCCTCTCAAAATAGTTGGATCCCTCCTGGgctaaaagtaaaagaaaactCAAAAGACTTGCATGTGAAATAGGCCAAATAATTTTGACTGAAT is a genomic window containing:
- the LOC116205634 gene encoding uncharacterized oxidoreductase At1g06690, chloroplastic-like isoform X1; protein product: MALQLSSACCTCFSGICHGRRVRARRIRAVASEDFATLKAEEEKVKLGGSELKVTRLGVGAWSWGDTSYWNNFEWDDRKMKAAKAAFDTSVDNGITFFDTAEVYGSRLSFGAINSETLLGRFIREKKEKDPQVEIATATKFAALPWRLGRQSVVAALKDSLCRLGLSSVELYQLHWPGIWGNEAGPRVSGYIDGLGDAVEQGLVKAVGVSNYSERRLRDAYERLKKRGIPLASNQVNYSLIYRLPEENGVKATCDELGITLIAYSPIAQGALTGKYTPENLPTGPRGRIYTPEFLIKLQPLLNRISEIGEKYGKTKTQVVLNWLIAQDNVVPIPGAKNAEQAKEFAGALGWRLESEEVQELRSLASDIKPVIGFPVENL
- the LOC116205634 gene encoding uncharacterized oxidoreductase At1g06690, chloroplastic-like isoform X2 gives rise to the protein MALQLSSACCTCFSGICHGRRVRARRIRAVASEDFATLKAEEEKVKLGGSELKVTRLGVGAWSWGDTSYWNNFEWDDRKMKAAKAAFDTSVDNGITFFDTAEVYGSRLSFGAINSETLLGRFIREKKEKDPQVEIATATKFAALPWRLGRQSVVAALKDSLCRLGLSSVELYQLHWPGIWGNEGYIDGLGDAVEQGLVKAVGVSNYSERRLRDAYERLKKRGIPLASNQVNYSLIYRLPEENGVKATCDELGITLIAYSPIAQGALTGKYTPENLPTGPRGRIYTPEFLIKLQPLLNRISEIGEKYGKTKTQVVLNWLIAQDNVVPIPGAKNAEQAKEFAGALGWRLESEEVQELRSLASDIKPVIGFPVENL